Proteins from one Flammeovirgaceae bacterium genomic window:
- a CDS encoding YceI family protein, whose product MKRIISLLALSTLASFGYAQATWNIDPAHSKIGFNVTHMVVSEVEGNFKQFEGKVTSKTNDFDGAQVEFKAQVASVSTDNEKRDGHLRSDDFFNAEKFPTITFNGNLVKQGGKYQLRGKLTMRDVTKDVTFDVAYGGMIKTAQGMKAGFKLNGKLNRQEYGLRWSNKLESGEYVVGDIVEVECKLELSKA is encoded by the coding sequence ATGAAAAGGATAATTTCATTACTCGCATTGAGCACCCTGGCAAGCTTTGGCTATGCACAGGCCACCTGGAACATTGATCCGGCACACAGCAAGATCGGCTTCAACGTCACCCACATGGTGGTGTCAGAGGTGGAGGGCAACTTTAAACAATTTGAGGGCAAAGTGACCTCTAAAACCAATGACTTTGACGGGGCACAGGTGGAATTTAAGGCACAGGTGGCCTCGGTAAGCACCGACAACGAAAAAAGGGACGGGCATTTGCGCTCGGACGACTTTTTTAATGCAGAGAAGTTTCCTACCATAACTTTTAACGGGAACCTGGTGAAGCAGGGGGGCAAATACCAGTTGAGGGGCAAGCTCACCATGCGTGACGTGACCAAGGATGTCACCTTTGACGTTGCCTACGGGGGAATGATAAAAACAGCGCAAGGAATGAAGGCAGGTTTTAAGCTAAATGGAAAGCTCAACCGGCAGGAGTATGGGCTGAGGTGGAGCAATAAACTGGAGTCAGGGGAGTATGTAGTGGGGGACATCGTGGAGGTAGAGTGCAAATTGGAATTGAGCAAAGCATAA
- a CDS encoding MarR family transcriptional regulator, producing MEIKEEIKQSRFRNHYQEAAINILYTAGWLANQHKDFFAQFDITSQQFNILSILRGQHPNQISGSEIKSRMMDKNSDVSRLLDRLLSKGLIVKATCPEDKRAANISISAQGLELLKKSDAQISQLDNILGNLNEKEASQLSRLLDKARG from the coding sequence ATGGAGATAAAAGAAGAAATCAAGCAGTCCCGTTTTCGGAACCATTACCAGGAAGCCGCCATAAACATCCTCTACACGGCAGGGTGGCTTGCCAACCAGCACAAGGATTTCTTTGCCCAATTTGATATTACATCCCAACAATTCAACATCCTTTCCATTTTGAGGGGCCAGCATCCCAATCAGATATCGGGATCGGAAATCAAATCCAGGATGATGGACAAAAATTCCGATGTTTCCCGCCTGCTGGACCGCCTGCTGTCGAAAGGGCTGATCGTGAAGGCCACCTGCCCCGAAGACAAACGTGCTGCCAATATCTCCATAAGCGCCCAGGGGTTGGAACTGCTCAAAAAATCGGACGCCCAAATAAGCCAACTGGACAACATCCTGGGCAACCTCAACGAAAAAGAGGCCAGCCAACTCAGCAGGCTGCTCGACAAGGCCAGGGGCTAG
- a CDS encoding M3 family oligoendopeptidase, protein MSPALSIPKRPARQFLTEDFKITTWEALKPYFDRLLEVGLSSSGQLEKWLKDRSELESVISEEAGWRYIRMTCHTENEEYRKHYQDFVENIQPHMSPLSDALNRKLMACPHLKPLERQEGYNMMVRNIRKEIELFREANIPLFTEINMKAQKYGQVTGAMTVEVDGKELTLQQAGVLLMSTDREKREKVYREILGRRLQDKLALDELFSELVQLRHKVASNAGFSNFRDYMFKSLGRFDYTPEDCFQFHEAIHSEVVPILDQMARQRKGKLKVDKLRPWDKAVDPEGREPLKAFADGKDLTGKAMEVFARLDPYLGQCLGIMREMGHLDLDSRKGKAPGGYNYPLAETGVPFIFMNATSTLRDMTTIMHEGGHAVHNFLTMHLPLNDFKSPPMEVAELASMSMELISMDHWDVFFDNEADLRRAKLEHLEDLISTLPWVATIDKFQHWAYGNPGHNTEERKANWNRILDEFSDGVTEWGGLQEGKDYMWQKQLHLYEVPFYYIEYGMAQLGAIAVWRNYRRDPAKGLQGYMNALKLGYMKTIPEIYEAAGIRFDFSKAYIRELMDFVKAEIKNT, encoded by the coding sequence ATGAGCCCTGCACTGTCCATTCCAAAAAGGCCTGCGCGCCAATTCCTGACTGAAGATTTTAAAATAACCACCTGGGAAGCTTTAAAACCCTATTTTGACCGGTTGTTGGAAGTAGGGCTGTCCTCTTCCGGTCAGCTTGAAAAGTGGCTGAAAGACCGCAGTGAACTGGAGTCCGTCATTTCCGAAGAGGCCGGGTGGAGGTACATCCGCATGACGTGCCATACCGAAAACGAGGAATACAGAAAACACTATCAGGATTTTGTGGAAAACATACAGCCCCACATGTCCCCATTGTCCGATGCCCTCAACAGGAAATTGATGGCGTGCCCCCACTTAAAACCACTGGAACGGCAGGAGGGGTACAACATGATGGTGCGGAACATCCGGAAGGAAATCGAACTGTTTAGGGAAGCAAACATTCCCTTGTTTACCGAAATCAACATGAAGGCCCAAAAATATGGCCAGGTTACGGGCGCCATGACGGTGGAAGTGGACGGAAAAGAATTGACCCTGCAACAGGCCGGGGTGTTGCTGATGTCCACCGACAGGGAAAAGAGGGAAAAAGTGTACAGGGAAATACTTGGGCGCAGGCTTCAGGACAAACTGGCCCTGGACGAACTGTTTTCGGAGTTGGTGCAGCTTAGGCACAAGGTGGCCTCCAATGCGGGTTTTTCCAATTTCAGGGACTATATGTTCAAGTCCTTAGGCAGGTTCGATTATACGCCAGAAGACTGTTTTCAATTTCATGAAGCCATCCATTCCGAGGTGGTCCCCATACTGGACCAAATGGCCCGGCAACGCAAAGGGAAATTGAAAGTGGACAAGTTGCGACCTTGGGACAAGGCGGTGGACCCTGAGGGCAGGGAGCCATTAAAGGCGTTTGCGGATGGTAAAGACCTAACGGGGAAGGCGATGGAAGTGTTTGCCCGCCTGGACCCATATTTGGGCCAATGCCTGGGCATTATGCGCGAAATGGGGCACTTGGACCTGGACTCAAGAAAAGGAAAAGCGCCAGGTGGCTACAATTACCCGCTGGCGGAAACCGGTGTCCCATTTATTTTTATGAACGCCACCTCCACCCTCAGGGACATGACCACCATCATGCACGAAGGAGGGCACGCGGTGCATAATTTCCTTACCATGCACTTGCCCCTCAACGACTTCAAATCGCCCCCCATGGAGGTGGCCGAGCTGGCCTCCATGTCAATGGAGTTGATTTCCATGGACCATTGGGATGTTTTCTTTGACAATGAAGCGGACTTGAGGCGCGCCAAATTGGAACACCTCGAAGATTTGATCTCCACGCTTCCCTGGGTGGCCACCATTGATAAATTCCAGCATTGGGCCTATGGGAACCCCGGCCACAACACGGAGGAAAGAAAGGCAAACTGGAACAGGATATTGGATGAGTTCTCCGATGGCGTTACCGAATGGGGCGGCCTTCAGGAGGGGAAGGACTACATGTGGCAGAAGCAGTTGCATTTGTACGAAGTGCCATTCTACTACATAGAATACGGAATGGCCCAATTGGGGGCAATTGCCGTGTGGAGGAACTACAGGCGGGACCCCGCGAAAGGGTTGCAGGGGTATATGAATGCCCTGAAGCTGGGCTATATGAAAACCATTCCGGAAATCTATGAAGCAGCAGGCATCCGCTTTGATTTTAGCAAGGCGTACATCAGGGAGCTTATGGACTTTGTGAAAGCAGAGATAAAAAATACCTAG
- a CDS encoding serine hydrolase translates to MKKLALLLFAGALSVNFALAQPKTSGKQLKEFDAWVENARKEWGAVGLAVTVIKDNEVIFKKGYGLRQLGTHDAVDTNTLFACASTTKAMTATCMGMLVDEGKVNWDDRVIQYLPGFQLYDPYVTRELRIRDLFLHNSGVGNTDFLWGFMDIGSDNILEKMRWVKPSYSFRSGFIYQNIFYLVAGKVIEKVSGHPWDEFIQERIFGPLGMSNTYPSLQAAPTANRTKPHMKVDGKLMVIEDMSADAIGPAGSVWSSIDDMGKWALCMLDSGKYTGGRLVSPKTWEEMTKAQTLVPSSEFYPTAQLTKPNFTTYGMGWFQHDYKGRKVNFHTGSLPGSIAIHGQLPEEKIAVYVFGNTDHVEVRHAIMYKAFDLFALGGATDWGSGFLALYTKLDKAAEAARKKQDEKRVMGTKPSLPLSGYTGVYQDKLYGTVEVTATGSQLSANINDMHKATLDHWNYDTFKGPLGKKWDGEVTALFQLNSEGKVTTLDLSGFVLQKVK, encoded by the coding sequence ATGAAAAAACTTGCCTTGCTCCTATTTGCCGGTGCCCTCAGCGTGAACTTCGCCCTTGCCCAACCGAAAACATCGGGCAAGCAGCTCAAAGAATTTGATGCCTGGGTGGAAAATGCCCGTAAGGAATGGGGGGCCGTGGGGCTGGCCGTTACGGTGATCAAAGACAATGAGGTGATATTCAAAAAAGGGTATGGCCTGCGCCAGTTGGGCACCCATGATGCCGTGGACACCAATACCCTATTTGCGTGCGCCTCCACCACCAAGGCCATGACGGCCACCTGTATGGGCATGTTGGTGGACGAAGGCAAGGTAAATTGGGACGACCGCGTGATCCAATACCTTCCCGGGTTTCAGCTCTACGATCCCTACGTAACGAGGGAATTGAGGATAAGGGACCTTTTCCTGCACAACAGTGGTGTGGGAAATACCGACTTCCTTTGGGGCTTTATGGATATCGGTAGCGACAACATTTTGGAAAAGATGCGATGGGTCAAGCCCAGCTATTCGTTTAGGTCTGGGTTTATTTACCAGAATATCTTTTACCTCGTGGCCGGCAAGGTAATAGAAAAAGTAAGCGGCCACCCGTGGGACGAATTCATTCAGGAGAGGATATTTGGCCCCTTGGGAATGTCCAATACCTACCCGTCACTACAGGCTGCGCCCACTGCCAACCGCACAAAGCCGCACATGAAGGTAGACGGCAAGCTGATGGTGATCGAAGACATGAGTGCCGATGCCATTGGCCCTGCCGGTTCGGTATGGTCATCAATCGATGACATGGGAAAGTGGGCCTTGTGCATGCTCGACAGCGGCAAATACACGGGCGGGCGCCTGGTAAGCCCCAAAACGTGGGAAGAAATGACAAAAGCGCAAACGCTGGTGCCCTCCTCGGAATTTTACCCCACCGCACAGCTCACCAAACCGAATTTTACCACTTACGGGATGGGATGGTTCCAACACGACTACAAAGGAAGAAAAGTAAACTTTCACACAGGTAGCCTTCCCGGGTCCATTGCCATTCATGGCCAGCTGCCGGAGGAAAAAATTGCCGTATATGTATTTGGCAATACGGACCACGTGGAGGTGCGCCATGCCATCATGTACAAGGCCTTCGACCTTTTTGCACTGGGCGGGGCCACCGACTGGGGCAGCGGTTTCCTTGCCCTTTACACAAAACTCGACAAAGCAGCGGAAGCAGCCCGAAAAAAGCAGGATGAAAAACGGGTTATGGGCACAAAACCATCTTTGCCCCTGTCCGGGTACACAGGGGTTTACCAGGACAAACTGTATGGGACCGTGGAAGTAACGGCCACGGGCAGCCAATTGTCCGCCAACATCAACGACATGCACAAGGCCACCTTGGACCATTGGAACTATGATACGTTCAAAGGGCCCTTGGGGAAAAAGTGGGACGGGGAGGTAACCGCTCTCTTTCAACTCAATAGCGAAGGAAAAGTAACTACCCTCGACCTCTCAGGGTTTGTTTTGCAAAAGGTAAAGTAA